One genomic segment of Sminthopsis crassicaudata isolate SCR6 chromosome 4, ASM4859323v1, whole genome shotgun sequence includes these proteins:
- the BTF3L4 gene encoding transcription factor BTF3 homolog 4 yields MNQEKLAKLQAQVRIGGKGTARRKKKVVHRTATADDKKLQSSLKKLAVNNIAGIEEVNMIKDDGTVIHFNNPKVQASLSANTFAITGHAEAKPITEMLPGILSQLGADSLTSLRKLAEQFPRQVLDSKTPKPEDIDEEDDDVPDLVENFDEASKNEAN; encoded by the exons ATGAATCAGGAGAAGCTAGCCAAGCTTCAGGCTCAGGTCCGGATAGGAGGCAAG GGCACGGCGCGTAGAAAGAAGAAGGTCGTACACAGAACGGCCACAGCAGATGACAAGAAACTTCAGAGTTCTCTCAAAAAGTTGGCTGTGAATAATATTGCTGGTATTGAAGAG GTGAACATGATTAAAGATGATGGAACGGTTATTCATTTCAACAACCCCAAAGTCCAGGCTTCCCTCTCTGCCAATACCTTTGCAATCACTGGCCACGCAGAAGCAAAGCCAATCACAGAAATGCTTCCTGGAATATTAAGCCAGCTTGGTGCTGACAGCTTAACGAGTCTTAGGAAGTTAGCTGAACAGTTCCCACGACAAG TGTTGGATAGCAAAACACCCAAGCCCGAAGACATTGATGAAGAGGATGATGATGTGCCAG ATCTCgtagaaaattttgatgaagCATCAAAGAATGAAGCGAACTAG